Proteins from one Doryrhamphus excisus isolate RoL2022-K1 chromosome 19, RoL_Dexc_1.0, whole genome shotgun sequence genomic window:
- the emc7b gene encoding ER membrane protein complex subunit 7 — MERIALLWIFVQATFVVASCFTDMETGPGAGVSIQTTGDRFKIEGRAIVPGIKTQDWVSTARVLVDGEDYVGFLRTDGSFAVNDVPSGSYVVEVVAPAYRFEPVRVDITSKGKMRARLVNYIKTSEVIRQPYPLQIRASGLHSYFMKRETWGWTDFLMNPMVMMMVLPLLIIVLLPKVVNTNDPEMRKEMEQSMNMLNPNPELPDVSELMTKLFSGSKGSSKAGSSSKGTRPAVKRR, encoded by the exons ATGGAGAGAATAGCGCTTTTGTGGATTTTCGTGCAGGCAACGTTCGTCGTGGCTTCGTGTTTTACCGATATGGAAACAGGGCCTGGCGCAGGTGTATCGATACAGACCACAGGAGATCGGTTTAAAATTGAAGGAAGGGCGATCGTACCTGGGATAAAAACACAAGACTGGGTCTCCACGGCAAGGGTTCTTGTAGACGGTGAAGACTACGTGGGTTTTTTGAG AACTGATGGAAGTTTTGCTGTAAACGATGTCCCTTCCGGGTCCTACGTTGTCGAAGTTGTCGCTCCAGCGTACCGATTTGAGCCAGTCCGAGTTGACATCACATCCAAGGGCAAAATGAG GGCTCGTCTTGTGAACTACATTAAGACTTCAGAGGTCATCAGGCAGCCGTATCCTCTGCAAATTAGAGCCAGTGGTCTTCACAGCTACTTCATGAAGAGGGAGACCTGGGGCTGGACTGACTTTCTCATGAATCCaatg gTAATGATGATGGTGCTCCCACTACTGATCATCGTTCTGCTGCCCAAAGTGGTCAACACCAATGACCCAGAAATGAGAAAG gaaatggaACAGTCCATGAACATgcttaaccctaaccccgaaCTTCCGGATGTGTCCGAGCTCATGACCAAGCTCTTCTCCGGCTCCAAGGGCTCCAGCAAGgcaggcagcagcagcaaaggAACCAGGCCGGCTGTCAAGCGGAGGTAG
- the LOC131107644 gene encoding muscarinic acetylcholine receptor M5-like has protein sequence MHIDPSNGTFDNTTHIPSAPHSLWEVITIATVSAIVSVITIVGNVLVMVSFKVNSQLKTVNNYYLLSLAFADLIIGVLSMNLYTTYILMGYWSLGSLACDLWLAVDYVASNASVMNLLVISFDRYFSITRPLTYRAKRTPKRAAIMIGLAWLVSFVLWAPPILCWKYIVGEEKESMDECQIQFLTEPVITFGTAIAAFYIPVSVMTILYCRIYKETQRRTKDLAELQGLATDNVQEGTKPQKTIIHSCFNFTREKGDRSQASWSSSNQSNATKTTTRSDEAWVKADQITSFNSYSSSDEEEHHASIETPQRSLRDKSQSDKNGQVADYTEDQYSYSTPSKKSSKKCISYKFTPAPKAKIGTPAPASPQLPETEEKNASPSSSTTSKPMDPALKNQITKRKRMVLVKEKKAAQTLSAILLAFILTWTPYNIMVLISTFCAKCIPTSLWHLGYWLCYVNSTVNPMCYALCNKTFQKTFRMLLLCQWRRRRGEDKLYWCGQNPNANNKIT, from the coding sequence ATGCATATTGATCCCTCAAACGGCACTTTTGACAACACCACGCACATCCCTTCTGCTCCCCATAGCCTTTGGGAGGTCATTACCATAGCAACTGTCTCGGCCATTGTCAGTGTGATAACTATTGTCGGTAACGTTTTGGTCATGGTGTCCTTCAAAGTCAACAGCCAACTGAAGACGGTGAATAACTACTACCTGCTGAGTTTGGCCTTTGCAGACCTCATCATAGGAGTGTTGTCTATGAACTTGTACACCACGTATATTCTGATGGGCTACTGGTCCTTGGGAAGCCTTGCATGTGATCTTTGGCTAGCGGTGGATTATGTAGCCAGCAATGCTTCCGTTATGAACTTACTTGTGATCAGCTTTGACCGATACTTCTCCATTACAAGGCCGCTGACTTACAGAGCTAAGAGGACTCCAAAGAGGGCCGCTATCATGATAGGCCTCGCATGGTTGGTCTCGTTTGTCCTCTGGGCGCCACCCATTCTTTGCTGGAAGTACATCGTAGGAGAAGAGAAGGAATCGATGGACGAATGCCAGATTCAGTTTTTAACAGAACCCGTGATAACATTCGGGACTGCGATTGCTGCTTTCTACATCCCCGTCTCCGTCATGACGATTCTTTACTGCAGGATCTACAAAGAAACCCAAAGACGCACAAAAGATCTGGCAGAGCTGCAAGGACTCGCGACTGATAATGTCCAAGAGGGAACTAAACCGCAGAAAACTATTATTCATTCTTGTTTCAATTTCACCAGAGAGAAGGGAGATAGAAGTCAGGCTTCCTGGTCCTCGTCAAACCAAAGCAACGCCACAAAAACCACCACGAGATCAGATGAAGCGTGGGTTAAAGCCGACCAGATCACGTCCTTCAATAGCTACTCCTCATCTGACGAGGAGGAGCATCACGCTTCCATTGAGACCCCGCAAAGATCTTTGAGAGACAAAAGTCAATCTGATAAGAACGGCCAAGTGGCGGACTACACAGAAGATCAATATTCGTATTCAACGCCTTCAAAAAAGagcagtaaaaaatgtatttcttataAGTTCACACCAGCTCCAAAGGCTAAAATAGGCACCCCTGCTCCTGCTTCTCCTCAACTTCCGGAAACCGAGGAGAAAAACGCATCCCCTTCCTCCTCCACTACCTCCAAACCCATGGACCCGGCTTTGAAAAACCAGATCACAAAGAGGAAGAGAATGGTTCTGGTTAAGGAGAAAAAAGCAGCACAGACCCTCAGCGCCATCCTCCTGGCGTTCATCCTCACGTGGACGCCGTATAACATCATGGTGCTGATCTCCACGTTCTGCGCCAAGTGCATCCCGACGTCGCTGTGGCACCTGGGTTACTGGCTATGCTACGTCAACAGCACCGTCAACCCCATGTGCTACGCTCTGTGCAACAAGACCTTCCAGAAGACCTTCCGCATGCTTCTGCTGTGccagtggaggaggaggagaggcgaGGACAAGCTATACTGGTGTGGACAGAACCCCAACGCCAACAATAAAATTACTTGA